In one Dama dama isolate Ldn47 chromosome 5, ASM3311817v1, whole genome shotgun sequence genomic region, the following are encoded:
- the LIAT1 gene encoding protein LIAT1, with the protein METRGPSRAQGAAGSHWLSGRGSPAAGGAGERSRGWMDRGGGARALEDGEDEEEEERQGCMAASQVSRLPPIAGCTSELTKRKVKKKKKKKKTKRSGKGDDKHQSQGMKTQQLSPTFHDILGPSKDHGPGPEHRQNRDESKLFSYSTTVSLPRFVEIEETLSNQVNESLRWDGILPDPEAEKERIRIYKLNRRKRYRIWALKGFHSDPGAAETPEDPAYLSDQDSGSSRQLMAKGPNHCSEGNLVSTDIPP; encoded by the exons ATGGAGACGCGTGGCCCTTCCCGGGCGCAAGGCGCCGCCGGAAGCCACTGGCTCAGCGGCCGCGGGTCTCCAGCTGCCGGAGGTGCGGGGGAGCGGTCCCGCGGGTGGATGGACCGCGGCGGTGGGGCCCGGGCGTTGGAGGACGGCGAGGACGAGGAGGAGGAAGAGCGACAGGGCTGCATGGCGGCCTCGCAAGTCTCCAGATTGCCCCCCATCGCGGGTTGCACCTCAGAACTGACCAAACGgaaggtgaagaagaaaaaaaagaagaaaaagaccaaGAGGTCGGGCAAAGGGGACG ATAAACATCAGAGTCAAGGCATGAAGACTCAGCAGCTGTCTCCAACCTTCCACGACATATTAGGTCCCAGCAAAGATCACGGCCCGGGGCCAGAGCACAGGCAGAACAGGGATGAAAGCAAGCTCTTCTCCTACTCCACCACTGTAAGCCTCCCCCGCTTTGTCGAAATAGAAGAGACCCTTTCCAACCAGGTCAATGAAAGTCTGCGCTGGGATGGCATTCTCCCTGACCCAGAGGCTGAGAAGGAAAGGATTCGCATTTACAAACTGAACCGGAGAAAGCGGTACCGAATTTGGGCCCTGAAGGGCTTCCACTCTGACCCCGGTGCCGCGGAGACCCCCGAGGACCCAGCCTACCTCTCGGATCAGGACAGTGGCAGCAGCAGGCAGCTGATGGCCAAGGGCCCCAACCACTGCTCAGAAGGAAACCTCGTGTCTACAGACATACCACCTTGA